The following DNA comes from Cytophagales bacterium.
GTATCGCCTTGTTGTTGATTGCCCTGACCATTGCAGGAATTCTTTGGAACCGTCAGAAAACCATCAATCACCGACAAGCAGTCTCCGCGATGGAACAAAAGCTGCTAAGGCTACAAATGAATCCCCATTTCATTTTCAATGCATTAGGCTCAATTCAGCAATTTATGCACAACAATGATCCTCAAAAAGCGGGTTTGTATTTGGCTAAATTCTCGAAACTCATGCGATCAACGCTGGAATATTCCAGGAAAGAATGGATCACTTTAGACGAGGAAATCACGTTATTAGATGCGTATATAGAGATCCAGCGGTTGTGCACACAGCAATCTTTCGAGGCACATATCATTGTGAATGAGGAGCTGGATCAGGAGATGATCAAAGTTCCACCCATGTTTGCACAACCTTTTGTAGAAAATGTATTTGAACATGCCAATCTGGATGAATCCGGGAAACTAGAAATCCGTTTTGAAATAGCTGCAGGTAAAATTCACCTGTCTATTTGTGACAATGGAAAAGGTATTAGTCACTCCTCCGAACAGCAACATGAATCTTTGGCCACCACCATTACACAGGAACGTTTGGCCTTATTGAGTAAGAAATTCAGTGAAAAGTTCGAGATCTCCATTGGACAGTGGATGGACCGTGAGTCAGGCACAAGAGTTGACTTATCCCTGCCCTATCATTAAAAAAGCGACCTGAAATAGATCGCTTTTCACCCAACAGTCTCAATCAAGAATCACTGCACTCATTCGGCGGCGGGATTTTCTGCATGATAGAGCACTTCAACTTCGGAAGGATTGAGTACTCGTTCAAATAAGGTGACATCATCGATGCTTCCTTCAAAAGGGAAGGTACCATTTGGTGAGGAAGTCCATGATCCATTGGTGTGTGCATTTCCTATTTGGTTGAAGACCATCGCAGAAAGCACTCTCATCGCCCGACCTGTCCCTGTCAATACATTATCGATGTAAATTTTCTGTTCTGTCCCATCTGCTGTAATTACCACATGGTGCCACTGATTGTCGTTCATTTGTAATTCACTTTCATTCATATTCACCACAGATCCCGTCCAGAAAGTAGCAGCCAGGGTTTCATCTTGTCGCACATAGAGCACGGGTACCCACTGACTTGCACTGCCTCCCAGCACTTCACTTTGATGTCCGATCAACGCACCGCCTGTGCTTGTCTTAAACCACAAGGAAACAGTAATTGCCTCCTTGAGCAGCAATCCGTTTGGCAGATCAACTCGACTGGCAGTTCCATCGAATGAAAGGGCCTGATCGTCATTACCAAATCGATCTGTTGCCGCGCTGGTTTCCACTAATGTTCCGTGACTTTCATTATCACTTCCATCATTAGCAGTCATATCATTAAATAAGTAATTAGCAATCATGTTGGAAGTCATGTCCACCGTGTGTGCATAGGCGATGACAGTAATTGTGAATTCAGTTTGGTCGCTGGCAGAGCCAAAAGTTCGGGTAGCCGTTAATGTAACCGACTGATCTCCTGTGTCTACTGAAGGGCGAGTCACGTCGCCATCATCGGCCAAAACATTGGCATTCGAGGTGGTCCAGGAAACTTGCACATCATTTGAAAGTGCAGTAGGCAGGCCCAGATCCCGCTTGACAGTGGCCGCATCTTCCCCATTGAAGAAGGTGATCACGAGCTCCTTGGCGGTTGCATCTAATATATCCTGATCAGATGGACTTTCTTCCAGCACAGTGACGGTAAATGTTTTCGTATCGGATGCTTCCTCCCTGGTAAGCGTAGCAGTCAGCGTTACTGTCGCATTACCTTCACCAAAGGCCGGTTGGGTCACCGTCCCGGCAGCAGAAATGATGGCAGTATTGTTACTTTCCCAGGTCACGGTTACTCCATCAACTGAAGAGGTTAAGCTCAGGTTAGTAGTCACTCCGGAAGCCGTTTCTCCAGATGCAAATCCAATCTCCAGGTTTGATTTGGCGGCAGCAACAATTTCGGCAGCCGATGGTCCCGCAGGCAAATCTTCTTCAGAACAGGCAATCATGACACCTAGTATCATGAGAGATAATAATAATCGAAATGTTTTCATGGCGTTGTGATTCAATGCACCAAACCTACAGCCCTGGTTAAGGCCGTATAACCCTCAATTATTATTCGCCAGTATTCATTGATTATTCGCAAATAGGCTTCGGTATTCACCTTACAAATTACGAAGCAGAGCTATCAGTTCATCCTTTCGTCGTAGAGAAACAGGAACCCGGCTTCCGTTTTTCATCAGAATACTTCCCCCTTCCGATTTCTCATACCTGTCAAAATGGTCCAGGTTCACCAAATGCGATTGGTGGCATCGGAAGAAGTGGAATTCTTCTAATATTTCATGATAATACTTCAGCGTTCTGGAAACCAGAATAGATCGGCCATCAGCTAATATGAATTGTGTATAATTCACATCGGATTCACACCGAACAATCTCCGAAACCTTGATGAGATAAGTATTTTGTGCATCGGTGAGCACTAGTTTCTTTTCATTGCTTGCTGCATTGTGTGTATAGGCGCCGATTTTGATGTCCTGATCCAATCTTTCTCTGGCTTTTCCGATCGATTTTATCAAGTCATCGGGATCAATGGGCTTCAGTACATAATCCAGCGCAGAGAATTTAAATGCCTTGATGGCATAGGCATCGTGTGCGGTCACAAAAATGGTGGGTGGCTTTTCTAGTAATTGGGCCAATAGATCAAACCCGGTACCATCTTGCATTTCTACGTCCAGAAACAGCAGATCGGGCCTGGTTTCACTCAGCAGCGCTAACCCCTCTTTCACACCTCCGCCTTCACCTATCACCACAAGATCAGTGGCATAGATCTTCAACAATGATTTCAGGTTGTCCCTCATGGAGGGGTTATCATCAATAATTATGACGTTCACGGGCGCGCAGATATCTAATTATCAAAGTTAATTGATGTAACTTCCTGTGGGACTCTCTATTTCTGAAAGATCAGAATACGAAGAGATCAAGATTACTAACATAACTGCTATGAGAAAGTACTTGCAATTAGGATTGATCATCATCGGCTTTAGCTGTGGCCAACAACCTGTTCAGGAATATACGACTCCTGATGCGATCGATGAACTGATGTCCTACTGTCACGAAACAGGATTGTTCAACGGGACGATCCTGGTTGCAAAAGGAGAAGAAATAATCTATCGAAATGCTTTTGGTATCGCCAATTACGAAAAAAATGAATTGCTGACTCCTGAAACAGCTTTCTATCTGGCTTCAGTATCCAAGCAATTCACCACCACCGGAATCATGATCTTAAAAGAAAGGGGATTACTTTCCTACGATGATCCGCTTTCAAGATTTTTCCCGGATTTCCCAGACTATGGCAAAGCCGTCACCATCCGCCAAATGATGAATCATACTTCAGGTATTCCCGATCACTATGGGCTTGGCGCGTATAAGAAAGACCTAAAAAATCAGGATGTCTATACGCTTCTGACGCAACAGGAAAGTCTGAATTTTCCTTCCGGAGACAAGTATTCCTACAGCAATGGTGGTTATGTACTGCTGGCAATGATCATTGAGCAAGTTTCTGGTCAGCCCCTGCATGTATTCATGAAGGAGAACATCTTTGACCCACTGGAGATGAACAACACACTGGTGTATGATGAATCAAAGCCGGAAATCTCTCCCAGGGCCATTGGCTATTTTCCTTCGGGCGACTTGAATGACTATGAGATCCTTACCACCGGAGCCGGGGGAATGTACTCCAATGTAGATGACCTTCACCAATGGCATTTAGGGCTGTTCACGGAAAAAATAGTCTCTCAAAGCGCATTGATGGATGCATATGCTCCCACCGCCCTCAATGATGGTGAAATATCCAATTATGGATTAGGTTGGGGCGTGGATGTAGAAGAGAATTCCGTACAGCATTCGGGTGGGCTTAATGGTTTCCGGACGTTTATCAAGCGATTTCTGGATACCCAG
Coding sequences within:
- a CDS encoding LamG domain-containing protein, with the protein product MKTFRLLLSLMILGVMIACSEEDLPAGPSAAEIVAAAKSNLEIGFASGETASGVTTNLSLTSSVDGVTVTWESNNTAIISAAGTVTQPAFGEGNATVTLTATLTREEASDTKTFTVTVLEESPSDQDILDATAKELVITFFNGEDAATVKRDLGLPTALSNDVQVSWTTSNANVLADDGDVTRPSVDTGDQSVTLTATRTFGSASDQTEFTITVIAYAHTVDMTSNMIANYLFNDMTANDGSDNESHGTLVETSAATDRFGNDDQALSFDGTASRVDLPNGLLLKEAITVSLWFKTSTGGALIGHQSEVLGGSASQWVPVLYVRQDETLAATFWTGSVVNMNESELQMNDNQWHHVVITADGTEQKIYIDNVLTGTGRAMRVLSAMVFNQIGNAHTNGSWTSSPNGTFPFEGSIDDVTLFERVLNPSEVEVLYHAENPAAE
- a CDS encoding LytTR family DNA-binding domain-containing protein gives rise to the protein MNVIIIDDNPSMRDNLKSLLKIYATDLVVIGEGGGVKEGLALLSETRPDLLFLDVEMQDGTGFDLLAQLLEKPPTIFVTAHDAYAIKAFKFSALDYVLKPIDPDDLIKSIGKARERLDQDIKIGAYTHNAASNEKKLVLTDAQNTYLIKVSEIVRCESDVNYTQFILADGRSILVSRTLKYYHEILEEFHFFRCHQSHLVNLDHFDRYEKSEGGSILMKNGSRVPVSLRRKDELIALLRNL
- a CDS encoding serine hydrolase, which encodes MRKYLQLGLIIIGFSCGQQPVQEYTTPDAIDELMSYCHETGLFNGTILVAKGEEIIYRNAFGIANYEKNELLTPETAFYLASVSKQFTTTGIMILKERGLLSYDDPLSRFFPDFPDYGKAVTIRQMMNHTSGIPDHYGLGAYKKDLKNQDVYTLLTQQESLNFPSGDKYSYSNGGYVLLAMIIEQVSGQPLHVFMKENIFDPLEMNNTLVYDESKPEISPRAIGYFPSGDLNDYEILTTGAGGMYSNVDDLHQWHLGLFTEKIVSQSALMDAYAPTALNDGEISNYGLGWGVDVEENSVQHSGGLNGFRTFIKRFLDTQEVYIMLTNHGDAFRLDEISTALDNILKGKPYTLPKGPLSYHLKKLFATFTVDEAISNARAMKDNDDVEADENGINALGLQYLRSKEFPKAIAVLELNTELFPYSFNTFDSYGEALLKSGDTVRGIENYRRSIELNPNNEIGIKVLIGLGLSREELVPEVLIDPKVLESYTGDYELRQDFFLTVIHTNEQMFIQATDQDPIEVFAYSENRFYAKVINAQVEFNQDDSGKITSLTLFQRGEYEAPKVN